A segment of the Acidobacteriota bacterium genome:
TGAGAGATCTGATGAGATTTTTCCATTTATTGTATTTACTTCCAATTCGCCATCTATATTTAATGGGATGGATAAATCTATGCTTCCATTGACAGTATTAATATCTACATAATTTTTTATATAATTTAGAGATGCATCAATCGAACCATTTACAGTATTTGCTTTAAGGCTTCCACCGCAGTTTACAATCGATATTCTTCCATTAACAGTGGCTGTTTCTATATCACCCTGGAGATTTTCTAAATGAATTTCCCCATTTACATTTTTTATACTCTTTAGGTCAAATTTTTGTGGAACTTTTACTGAATAATCAACCCATGCTCTATCTCCATCTAAGAATAAAAATTTTTTTCTATATTCGGTTTTAATCTTTAGCAAATCTCCATCCACTTCCATCACAACTTCTACTCTTTCAAGAGCTTCATGGTTC
Coding sequences within it:
- a CDS encoding DUF4097 family beta strand repeat-containing protein — its product is MRKVFILIFSIFPLFVYPEVKQEIKKSFDYPEISRMRLSNVNGEISIQSWEKNKIEVLAVKKTKWNHEALERVEVVMEVDGDLLKIKTEYRKKFLFLDGDRAWVDYSVKVPQKFDLKSIKNVNGEIHLENLQGDIETATVNGRISIVNCGGSLKANTVNGSIDASLNYIKNYVDINTVNGSIDLSIPLNIDGELEVNTINGKISSDLSITLKDFYFHSRKLRATLGDGGIPIKLSTINGSITISELKDRSRI